A genomic window from Exiguobacterium acetylicum DSM 20416 includes:
- a CDS encoding NADP-dependent oxidoreductase, with protein sequence MSEQRIVLAARPNGKPTGETFRYESFELAELKEGQVALESLYISVDPYMRGRMNDARSYSQPFEIDEPIHGGVVARVIESKSEALKSGDVVVGMLDWATKAVVDAKSVRKIDEQIAPISTALGVLGMTGMTAYFGLLDIGNPQSGETVVVSAAAGAVGSIVGQIAKIKGARVVGIAGSDEKLQHLKADLGFDEVINYKTEDIGGALDRTCPNGIDVYFENVGGEIGDAVLDRLNPFARVPVCGAISGYNAQQDIGPRVQSKLIIARARMQGFLVGDYGKRFKEAAEQLGQWVSEGKLQYEETIFEGFDRVPDAFLGLFDGSNTGKLLVKVK encoded by the coding sequence ATGTCAGAACAACGTATCGTATTAGCGGCACGACCAAACGGAAAACCAACAGGGGAAACATTCCGTTATGAATCATTTGAGTTAGCAGAGTTGAAGGAAGGGCAAGTCGCACTGGAGTCACTCTATATCTCGGTCGATCCATACATGCGGGGACGTATGAACGATGCGCGCTCTTACTCGCAACCGTTTGAGATTGATGAACCGATTCACGGTGGTGTCGTGGCGCGAGTCATTGAGTCTAAAAGTGAGGCACTCAAGTCAGGCGATGTCGTCGTCGGGATGCTCGATTGGGCAACAAAGGCAGTCGTCGATGCGAAAAGTGTCCGTAAAATCGATGAGCAGATTGCACCGATTTCAACAGCACTCGGTGTTCTCGGAATGACAGGGATGACGGCGTATTTCGGATTGCTTGATATCGGGAATCCACAATCAGGGGAAACGGTCGTCGTATCGGCAGCAGCAGGGGCTGTTGGATCGATCGTTGGTCAAATTGCTAAAATCAAAGGTGCTCGTGTCGTCGGAATCGCAGGAAGTGACGAAAAGCTACAACACTTAAAAGCAGATCTTGGTTTTGATGAAGTCATCAATTATAAAACGGAAGACATCGGGGGAGCGTTAGACCGGACATGTCCAAACGGCATCGATGTCTATTTTGAAAACGTCGGTGGTGAAATCGGTGATGCAGTCCTTGATCGACTCAATCCATTCGCGCGGGTACCGGTTTGTGGTGCCATTTCCGGTTATAATGCACAACAGGACATCGGTCCACGTGTTCAATCGAAATTAATCATCGCGCGTGCGCGCATGCAAGGTTTCCTAGTAGGTGACTATGGCAAACGATTCAAGGAAGCAGCTGAGCAACTTGGTCAATGGGTTAGTGAAGGGAAGTTACAATACGAAGAGACGATTTTTGAAGGATTCGATCGTGTACCAGATGCCTTCCTCGGATTATTTGATGGTTCGAACACAGGGAAACTATTAGTAAAAGTGAAGTAA